The proteins below come from a single Streptomyces spongiicola genomic window:
- a CDS encoding AIM24 family protein: protein MFRLQGSKVLAVDMTGDSVKAKNGSMVAYDGRMDFKKLTGGGEGLRGMVTRRLTGEQMALMEVKGQGTCYFADRASEISLVSLHGDKLYVESSNLLCTDGGLRTGTSFTGLRGGATGNGLFTTTVEGTGQAAIMSDGPAVVLRVTPQYPLSVDPGAYVAHQGSLQQQFQSGVTFRTFMGEGGGEAFQIRFEGDGLVYVQPSERNTVGGDV from the coding sequence ATGTTCCGACTGCAAGGCAGCAAAGTGCTCGCCGTCGACATGACCGGGGACTCCGTCAAGGCGAAGAACGGGTCCATGGTCGCGTACGACGGCCGGATGGACTTCAAGAAACTGACCGGCGGCGGCGAGGGCCTGCGCGGCATGGTGACCCGCCGCCTCACCGGCGAGCAGATGGCCCTGATGGAGGTGAAGGGCCAGGGCACCTGCTACTTCGCCGATCGCGCCTCCGAGATCAGTCTCGTCTCCCTGCACGGCGACAAGCTGTACGTCGAGTCCAGCAACCTCCTCTGCACGGACGGCGGGCTGCGCACCGGCACCAGCTTCACCGGACTGCGCGGCGGCGCGACGGGGAACGGCCTGTTCACCACGACCGTGGAGGGCACCGGCCAGGCCGCGATCATGTCGGACGGCCCGGCCGTGGTGCTGCGGGTGACGCCCCAGTACCCGCTCTCCGTGGACCCGGGAGCCTACGTCGCCCACCAGGGCAGTCTGCAGCAGCAGTTCCAGTCCGGGGTCACGTTCCGGACGTTCATGGGCGAGGGCGGTGGCGAGGCCTTCCAGATCCGGTTCGAGGGCGACGGGCTCGTGTACGTGCAGCCGAGTGAGCGGAACACGGTGGGAGGGGACGTCTGA